Below is a window of Oryza brachyantha chromosome 10, ObraRS2, whole genome shotgun sequence DNA.
GGTCATCTGCAAGGGGAGTTGGAAACTTGGAATGATGGGGACTCACATAAAGCATCAGACACATTTGGAAAGAAAGACAAGAAGAACCTCCAAAAGAAATGCAGGAACAGATGCATAATTATCTTGTCAAAAGACTAATCatgaaattttgatcaaaGTTCGTCAACCAATGGAGGGAATAATAAGGACGGGGGCGGATAGCCGGATACTAGCAAATAGTTGAGAGAGGAGCATCCCACTCACTGTCCTACTTTACTGATAGGTAATTTCCGATTGCTTTTGTCACCAGACACATACAGTAAACAGAGATAGTATGATGGTTGGAAAAGGAAGTTTGTACCTTCTCCAATGGGTACACAGTCTTCTTGCAGGCAGTACACTTGTCCTGGGTTCCACAGAACAAAGAGGACAGCTTGTTGGGAACCTTAGGCTGTTTTGTCACACAAAAGCAAATCGTATGAGTTGCAATGCATGGCAAATTTAAACTGCATGACGTTGCTGATCGTCCTTCATGATAGGCGCCACGAGCCCATGATTCTTTTTAGAGGTAccaatgcctttttttttcccctttttgcTTCATGATAAAAGTACGAATTCTGGTCCAATGGAAGTTTAAAGAACAATTAGAAAGATAATGAGATATGCGATACCTGTTCACTGTTTGCCTTTGCACCTGAACAACAGGACAAAGCAGTATAGCAATAAGATTCTTCTTGTGCTTTCATGAAAAGATAACAGGAAAAAGGGCGATGCAgatcaaacattaaaacttACCTGAGGGGAAGTTCTTGTTGAAGGTACCTGTAACCTTAAATAGTTGCTCAAAATGGGTCTTGCAATAAAGAACCCCATCCATGGACGAATAGTTGCACATCTGGAAATAGCACAATTCAACATCAACTCATGATcgcatgtaattttttaacatcATGAAGAAGCATAAGAAACTGATGCTTCACATCATGGAGTGCAGACACAAAGAAGAGTGCATACCGAAAGTGTGCCTTTGCAGTGGCTGCATTTGAAGCAAGACTTGTGGTAGGGAATGCTGTCCGCTGTAAGGAGATCAATGAAATGAACGGTCTTGTCACAAGCATTGCACTTGTCCAGTGTACCAGAGAACGTCATCCTGGTATTCCCAGTGGGGGTGCCTAGCAATATGTCGCTTTGCTGCTAACAAGAATTGTCAGGCAAAACCGTTCTGATAGAATCAAAATAATGTCTTTGGCTCTCAATCTGCAACTGAATAGGTGCAGATGAAAGCCAAAGGGACGGTGTGCGGAAGAAGTTGATGGAAGACTTTAAAATGCAATTCCAGAAACCTGATTTGGAGAGGAAGCTGGGGGAGAAATAGATGAGGCTTCGGTCTAACTCCAACATCAAGCAAGGAAAGGTCACAGAGGTGAGTGCAATGCTAACTTTGGAGACTACTCGTCTCATGGTTACAATTTGTGGTTATTCTCCTATGTAAAGTGTTTGACTATATTTAGGGTGCCATAATAGCTAGTGACTAACAATAGCCCAGGACAGTGCAAACGAGGAAATTAAGTACCATTGTTATCTGtcggtcatttttttttctctctagtCTCATTTGAGAAAGAAATTGACCAAACTAATCTTAGTACACCcagaagaacacaaacaacaaaaaatgtaTAATCATTTGCacatatgataaaattaaatagtatCCCcaccattccaaaatataagtatttttaggttgtttagcaAATACTAAAAGGTTAAGGGAAAATATTCTTTGGTCACCTCAGtggtcaaaaaattatgaatttggAATTGCTTAGATTCCCCTCCCAAGCACCTAATTAGCTGAAAATGTATGGATTCCTATGCATTGGAATCAGTGCCCTAGAATGCTTCTACTGTggtacaaattttgaattccaGAAAtgcttattttggaacaaagggagtatataCTTCATCGCAAAATAGTAAATGTTAAGAACATGCCATTGGCCTTTTAGAGATGTGACCTTGCACAAACTTGTTCTTCACAAACAAAGATGGCAAATAAGCTTACATCAGAATAAAAGgcacaagaacaaaaatagCTCATGGTATGGTACTACCTGACAGTTTTCAAAGTAATTATTGTATATGACCTGGAATAACAGGGGGGAGATGTATGTTTCACCTGAAGAATCTTCCTTTTTGCCCAGGGCCACAGGCAAGACGCAAGCAAATTACTTTTGATCTGGCTTCAGCCCCAAAATACATTCTGAAAAAGACAGCAACCATATCAGTCTGCTTTTTCCTAAAAGAACAATAACATGTATGTGCAGGAAAATGCTAACAATGGAAATATACCAGCCTCAGTTTCTATCTTCCAACTGGGGATATAAATGCATAAGCTATTATTATCTTGCtccatgtaaattaaaaaaatgggtAGTAATATCATATAATCCAATGTTTGTACATTCCACAATTGGGTGGCACTCTTCTAAACAACAATAGACTACAAGGTACAGACTGCCTGCAAAGGCAGAAACACGAAAATTGGAAAATACAACAATTTTTCAGTTGGTTAGTATCTGAATCAATATGCCTTTCAATTCTTCCAATTTCCAATCAGGTAGTTTCACTTTGTATCCCAATCATAAAGGGTTTCAGGGGCCAGCTTATGCTGCCGCAAGCAGCTATTTCAATCTGAACTATGCATCACTCTGGATGAAGTTAATTCTTGAGCAATCTCAATACATCACCAACAAGATGCAGGGAGCCAGTAACTAAGACCTGGTTAAAGTGTACAAATGCAAATGTATCAGCATCAATTTTGAAAGTAGCTGCTGCCTGCTGGAAACAAAAGGCAACAAAAGGCAACAGGGATAGTACAATTaaattaacataaaataaacacATGCACGTAAATAGTTAATAGGTATTCCAGATCATGGAAAAGCAGAAccaaaggggaaaaaaactgTCCATTCACTTGCAGTTGCGTGCACGTGAACACATCGAAAGGATGGAAGAATATAGGAGACAAGAATGGTGATGAAGTAAATGATCAATGGTGGTCACtacataattacatatatatgcactaaGCTGACAATGAATTATATGATGTCACTGACTATGGTACAGTAGCTAGGTATGGTTGGATGATAATCTACGGTCATACATGATACAAATGATTTGGGAGAACAAAGCTGAAGGTATAGTAGAGTTTTCACCTGAAATGAAGTAGATTGGTTTTGTTGAGCAGTTTCCCTTAGCCACTTGATTGCCAATGGAAGAGATTCAAAAACTGAACTAGCTGTACTAGGGTTTGCACCATTCGAACCTGCAGTGTTCCAGTTTTTAAGTTCATATATGGTCCTCAACCCAATGAACTTACTTTGTTTCAATAAGAAAACACAAGCTGACAATAAAAGGACACTCATAATTATTGCAATTCAGTTTAGAGCAACCTTTATTGCTATGAAGAAGGCCTTCCCACACTCTTTGAAGTGATAGCTGCCATGACAGATCAATTTGCACACGCTCTGAAGGTGGGGATGCATGAGAACCAAGCTTGTTGTATTGAGATTGATTTGGCACAAATAAGGCATGATCAAACTGGAGTCCTGAGAAAATGATTGCAAGTCATTAGAGAAGAGCAAAAAAGCATTCATACAACTCACAATAGATATGTAATGATCTTGGATAGCGAGAAAAGGTTAACTGTGCTAGCAGTTCACCTACTCTCCTAAAATTACTGGCAGTTAAACCATGC
It encodes the following:
- the LOC102717374 gene encoding LIM domain-containing protein PLIM2b-like, yielding MTFSGTLDKCNACDKTVHFIDLLTADSIPYHKSCFKCSHCKGTLSMCNYSSMDGVLYCKTHFEQLFKVTGTFNKNFPSGAKANSEQPKVPNKLSSLFCGTQDKCTACKKTVYPLEKMTLEGEPYHKTCFKCAHGGCLLTNASYAAHNGILYCQNHFWQLFKKTGSYDNLLKPASAKNTCASEALEPAKEHPETEEASKEEASPEQVAEAVEDQEHS